In Nitratiruptor sp. YY09-18, a single window of DNA contains:
- a CDS encoding pyridoxal phosphate-dependent aminotransferase — MFSQRINRLSESLTMAITSKARELKESGKDVLSFSAGEPDFDTPRAIKDAAIKAINEGFTKYTAVDGIPELKAAIADKLQRDNDITYTPDQIIVSNGAKQSLFNLMQVLIDEGDEVIIPSPFWVTYPELVKYSGGKPVIVETDESTGFKITAEQLQNAITPKTKLLILTTPSNPTGAVYSKEELEALAAVLEGTNVLVASDEMYEKLVYDGISFTSAASISEDMFKRTITINGLSKSAAMTGWRFGYLAAFDKELVKAMKKLQSQSTSNICSITQKAAIPGLDGTIEEDIERMRQAFEERRDTAVELLNAIDSLSVLKPQGAFYLFVNHSELEKDSLIFAQKLLEEEGVAVVPGIGFGSEGYFRFSFATDLNTIKEGIKRISRFAQNYRT, encoded by the coding sequence ATGTTCTCACAACGCATCAATAGACTTTCTGAATCTCTCACAATGGCGATCACTTCAAAAGCGAGAGAACTCAAAGAGAGTGGAAAAGATGTTTTGAGTTTTTCTGCAGGTGAGCCAGATTTTGATACTCCACGAGCTATTAAAGATGCAGCAATAAAAGCAATCAATGAAGGTTTTACCAAATATACAGCAGTCGATGGGATACCAGAACTCAAAGCTGCAATAGCAGATAAACTCCAAAGAGACAACGATATTACATACACCCCTGATCAAATCATTGTCAGCAATGGTGCCAAACAGAGCCTTTTTAATCTTATGCAAGTACTTATAGATGAAGGTGATGAGGTTATCATTCCTTCCCCATTTTGGGTAACCTATCCAGAATTAGTAAAATATTCTGGCGGAAAGCCTGTTATAGTAGAGACAGATGAGAGTACCGGTTTCAAAATCACTGCCGAACAGCTTCAAAATGCTATCACACCAAAGACAAAACTCCTCATCCTAACAACTCCATCAAATCCTACTGGAGCAGTATATAGCAAAGAGGAGCTAGAAGCTTTGGCTGCTGTTTTAGAAGGTACAAATGTACTTGTTGCAAGTGATGAGATGTATGAAAAACTTGTCTATGATGGTATATCCTTTACGAGTGCTGCAAGTATCAGTGAAGATATGTTCAAGCGTACAATCACAATAAATGGTCTGAGCAAGTCTGCAGCGATGACTGGCTGGAGATTCGGATATTTGGCAGCATTTGATAAAGAGCTTGTCAAAGCGATGAAAAAGCTGCAAAGCCAAAGCACCTCGAATATCTGCTCAATTACACAAAAAGCAGCAATTCCTGGACTTGATGGAACTATCGAAGAGGATATAGAAAGAATGCGTCAGGCTTTTGAAGAGAGAAGAGATACCGCAGTAGAACTCCTCAATGCAATAGATAGTCTTTCTGTGCTCAAACCCCAAGGAGCATTCTATCTCTTTGTCAATCACAGCGAGCTAGAAAAAGATAGTCTCATATTTGCCCAAAAACTTTTAGAAGAGGAAGGCGTAGCAGTAGTGCCAGGCATTGGATTTGGAAGCGAGGGATATTTTCGCTTCAGCTTTGCAACGGATCTTAATACTATCAAAGAGGGAATCAAGCGAATCAGCCGCTTTGCTCAAAACTACAGGACTTAG
- the tmk gene encoding dTMP kinase has product MYILFEGIDRVGKSTQIERVSTFFDEVIVTKEPGGTKLGQQIRSLILHENPPSSLAELFLFLADRAEHFAKVIIPNRNKLILSDRGYISGMAYALSKNILDEKKLFELNHIAMQGEYPDKIILFEISEEELLRRIDRFTKDNIEQRGVAYLLQVQKIMKKLVISSKIPYLLINASDEMDIITKTIVSFIKDSNGN; this is encoded by the coding sequence ATGTACATTCTTTTCGAGGGAATTGATAGAGTTGGGAAAAGTACGCAAATTGAGAGAGTAAGCACCTTTTTTGATGAAGTTATAGTAACAAAAGAGCCTGGAGGCACGAAACTTGGCCAGCAAATCCGCTCGCTCATTCTCCATGAAAATCCTCCCTCCTCTTTGGCTGAACTTTTTTTGTTTTTGGCTGATCGTGCTGAACATTTTGCAAAAGTTATCATTCCAAATCGGAACAAATTAATACTCAGTGACAGAGGCTATATATCTGGCATGGCATATGCACTAAGTAAAAATATATTGGATGAAAAAAAACTCTTTGAACTCAATCACATTGCCATGCAAGGGGAATATCCAGATAAAATAATTTTATTTGAAATTAGTGAAGAGGAACTTCTCAGACGCATCGATAGATTTACAAAAGATAATATAGAGCAAAGAGGAGTAGCCTACCTGCTTCAAGTGCAAAAAATTATGAAAAAATTGGTAATTTCTAGTAAAATTCCATATCTGCTCATTAATGCAAGCGATGAGATGGATATAATAACCAAAACAATTGTCTCTTTTATAAAGGATAGCAATGGCAATTAA
- the coaD gene encoding pantetheine-phosphate adenylyltransferase gives MLKKVIYPGTFDPITNGHFDIIKRAARIFDEVIVAVALSQEKKPMFDIQTRVKMAQIATKNIPNVQIKSFDTLLVNFCKQENAKIIIRGLRAVSDFEYELQIGYANQSLDKEIETLYLMPSLQNAFISSSVVRAILKFKGDVSHLVPQEIIPLLESI, from the coding sequence ATGTTGAAAAAAGTTATATATCCTGGGACTTTTGATCCAATTACCAATGGGCATTTTGATATTATAAAACGTGCTGCAAGAATTTTTGATGAAGTTATTGTAGCAGTTGCCCTCTCACAAGAAAAAAAACCGATGTTTGATATTCAGACTCGTGTGAAAATGGCGCAAATTGCTACAAAAAATATTCCCAATGTGCAGATTAAAAGTTTTGATACCCTTCTTGTGAATTTTTGCAAGCAAGAGAATGCCAAGATAATCATTCGGGGACTTCGTGCTGTGAGTGATTTTGAATATGAGTTGCAGATTGGGTATGCAAATCAGTCCCTTGATAAGGAGATAGAGACACTCTATCTCATGCCAAGTTTGCAAAATGCTTTTATCAGCTCTTCAGTTGTACGCGCCATTTTGAAATTTAAAGGTGATGTTTCCCATCTTGTTCCGCAAGAGATTATTCCTCTATTAGAGAGTATTTAA
- the hisS gene encoding histidine--tRNA ligase, protein MAIKALRGMKDLLPPQSKKYIKFIQTASKIAQHFGFDYIETPLLEETALFKRSVGESSDIVGKEMYQFIDKGGNDVCLRPEGTAGIVRSFIEHKLDRQGGVHRFFYYGPMFRYERPQKGRLREFHQFGIESFGEASVYEDATIILLAKEILDHFNIPYKLKINSLGCPACLPSYRENLVSFLQNHDDICDDCKRRRKLNPIRVLDCKNEKCQEIYNDAPKLLLNLCDNCQQDFATLQEILMRENVEFEIDSNLVRGLDYYTKTAFEFVSDALGAQNAVAGGGRYDNLVEFLGGKPTPAVGFAIGIERILDLIEYDEDQRDGYYVGVMVEDALPQAFDATMQFRKRCKALLEYKPKSLKAHLKAADKMKARYAAIIGEDELSQNAIWVKDLENRAEQIIPLAKIVESPCKIME, encoded by the coding sequence ATGGCAATTAAAGCACTTAGGGGAATGAAAGATCTCTTGCCTCCGCAAAGCAAAAAATATATTAAATTTATTCAAACAGCAAGCAAGATTGCACAACATTTTGGCTTCGATTATATTGAGACTCCCCTTTTGGAAGAGACAGCACTATTTAAAAGAAGTGTTGGCGAAAGTAGCGATATCGTGGGTAAAGAGATGTATCAATTCATCGATAAAGGCGGCAATGATGTGTGCCTGCGCCCAGAAGGAACTGCCGGAATTGTGCGTAGCTTCATAGAGCACAAACTTGATCGTCAAGGTGGTGTACATAGATTTTTCTATTATGGACCGATGTTTCGCTATGAGCGTCCACAAAAAGGGAGATTGCGAGAGTTCCATCAATTTGGCATAGAGAGTTTTGGTGAAGCGAGTGTCTATGAAGATGCCACTATTATTCTTTTGGCAAAAGAGATATTAGACCATTTCAATATCCCCTATAAGCTCAAAATCAACTCTCTTGGATGCCCAGCTTGCCTTCCATCATACAGAGAAAATCTTGTATCTTTTTTACAAAACCACGATGATATTTGTGATGATTGCAAAAGAAGGCGCAAACTCAATCCCATCCGTGTACTAGATTGTAAAAATGAGAAGTGTCAAGAGATTTACAATGATGCTCCGAAGCTTCTTTTAAACCTATGCGATAATTGTCAGCAAGACTTTGCGACGTTGCAAGAGATATTAATGCGAGAAAATGTTGAATTTGAAATTGATTCAAATCTTGTGAGAGGTCTAGATTACTATACGAAAACTGCATTTGAGTTTGTCAGTGATGCACTTGGTGCACAAAATGCAGTGGCTGGTGGCGGTCGTTACGATAATCTCGTAGAGTTTCTTGGAGGCAAGCCGACTCCTGCTGTAGGTTTTGCTATAGGTATAGAGAGAATTCTTGATCTCATTGAATATGACGAAGATCAAAGAGATGGCTACTATGTTGGTGTGATGGTAGAAGATGCACTGCCCCAAGCTTTTGATGCTACAATGCAGTTTCGAAAAAGATGCAAAGCCCTCTTGGAGTATAAACCAAAGAGCCTTAAAGCACATCTCAAAGCTGCTGATAAAATGAAAGCTCGCTATGCAGCAATCATTGGTGAAGATGAACTGTCTCAAAATGCAATATGGGTCAAAGATCTAGAAAACAGAGCAGAGCAGATCATTCCTCTTGCAAAGATTGTGGAGAGTCCATGCAAGATTATGGAATAA
- a CDS encoding DNA translocase FtsK, producing the protein MGVSTIFMDFHFVGKLGTSFGKFNRETFGALAFIYPFLFLYPLFITYKKKLNAKEMLSFSVMLLLTFFTLLLIQALLLPKGYDGKIGAVVIAFFTPFIGTIGVWFLVMLLVGLLYFLFQQEIKLLIHKKYTKERLIIDEKVSIKKEKIEPLENDQKEQEKRVVHEIQNQLREKKPSIKLVKNPFASQESQENTEIKKVKKQVKLVNEKEKLQKASGLTSSSATSVKPATKEMQEAQESFNKRPTQVKIVSELEENRKFLESIEKGSFEKPQDFLLPKIEFLQPPPKKRSEINETVIDKKVQELIEKLKQFKIEGDVVRTYSGPLVTTFEFKPAPHIKVSKILNLADDLAMALRAQTIRIQAPIPGKDVVGIEIPNDEFETIYLREIIESDIFKKAASPLTLALGKDIVGKPFVTDLKKLPHLLIAGTTGSGKSVGINAMLVSLLYRNSPDRLKLMMIDPKMLEFSIYNDIPHLLTPVITNSKQAIVALSNMVAEMERRYRLMSQYKTKNIEGFNKKAKKEGLEELPYIVVIIDELADLMMTSGKDVEYSIARLAQMARAAGIHLIVATQRPSVDVVTGLIKANLPSRISFRVGQKIDSKVILDSIGAESLLGRGDMLFTPPGSTGLIRLHAPWISEEEIEKIVEFLKAQREPQYDEKFLAESLESGSSNGGRADNDELDELYEEAKKIVLSERKTSISYLQRRLQIGYNRAARIVEQLENMGVLSAPNAKGNREILL; encoded by the coding sequence ATGGGTGTATCAACAATATTTATGGATTTTCACTTTGTAGGGAAATTGGGCACATCTTTTGGTAAATTTAATAGAGAAACTTTTGGTGCTCTTGCTTTCATCTATCCCTTTTTATTTCTCTATCCACTTTTTATTACTTATAAAAAAAAGCTAAATGCAAAAGAGATGCTCTCTTTTAGTGTGATGCTATTGCTCACATTTTTTACTCTATTACTCATACAAGCACTTCTACTACCAAAAGGGTATGATGGAAAGATTGGTGCTGTAGTTATTGCATTTTTTACACCATTTATTGGAACTATTGGTGTATGGTTTCTTGTAATGCTTCTTGTTGGACTTCTCTATTTCCTTTTTCAACAAGAGATAAAACTTTTGATTCATAAAAAATACACAAAGGAGCGACTCATTATAGATGAAAAAGTTTCGATAAAAAAGGAGAAAATAGAGCCTTTAGAAAATGATCAAAAAGAGCAAGAGAAGAGAGTAGTTCATGAAATACAAAATCAATTGCGAGAGAAAAAGCCATCGATTAAACTTGTCAAAAATCCTTTTGCTTCACAAGAGTCTCAAGAAAATACAGAAATAAAGAAGGTTAAGAAGCAAGTAAAATTAGTAAATGAAAAGGAAAAACTGCAAAAAGCAAGCGGCCTAACGAGCTCATCTGCAACTTCAGTAAAACCAGCCACCAAAGAGATGCAAGAAGCACAAGAGTCATTCAATAAGCGACCTACGCAGGTAAAAATAGTTAGTGAACTAGAAGAAAATAGGAAATTTTTAGAAAGTATTGAGAAAGGGAGTTTTGAAAAACCGCAAGATTTTCTCTTGCCAAAAATTGAGTTTTTACAGCCCCCACCAAAAAAACGTAGCGAAATAAATGAAACTGTTATCGACAAAAAAGTACAAGAGCTCATTGAAAAACTCAAGCAGTTTAAAATTGAGGGGGATGTAGTTAGAACATATTCTGGGCCACTCGTTACAACTTTTGAGTTCAAACCTGCTCCCCATATCAAAGTCTCCAAAATACTCAATCTTGCTGATGATCTTGCTATGGCTTTGCGTGCCCAAACTATTCGGATTCAAGCTCCAATACCTGGTAAAGATGTTGTGGGAATTGAGATTCCAAATGATGAGTTTGAGACGATCTATCTGCGTGAAATTATTGAGAGCGATATTTTTAAAAAGGCGGCTTCTCCCCTCACACTTGCACTTGGTAAAGATATCGTAGGCAAACCTTTTGTGACAGATCTCAAAAAACTCCCACATCTCCTCATTGCAGGAACCACAGGAAGCGGGAAGAGTGTAGGGATAAATGCTATGCTTGTAAGCCTATTGTATCGCAACTCCCCAGACCGCCTCAAACTTATGATGATAGACCCGAAAATGCTTGAGTTTAGTATCTATAATGATATTCCACATCTCCTTACACCTGTCATTACTAATTCAAAACAAGCAATAGTGGCTCTGTCAAATATGGTAGCTGAAATGGAGCGACGCTACAGACTCATGAGCCAATACAAAACTAAAAATATAGAAGGATTTAATAAAAAAGCGAAGAAGGAGGGACTAGAAGAGCTCCCATATATTGTCGTCATTATAGATGAGTTAGCAGATCTTATGATGACGAGTGGAAAAGATGTCGAGTACTCTATTGCTCGTCTTGCACAGATGGCACGTGCAGCAGGTATTCATCTCATAGTGGCAACACAGCGTCCAAGTGTAGATGTGGTAACAGGGCTAATTAAAGCAAATCTACCTTCACGCATCAGTTTTCGTGTGGGACAAAAGATCGATAGTAAAGTTATTCTTGATAGCATTGGCGCAGAATCTTTGTTAGGTCGCGGTGATATGCTCTTTACACCTCCTGGATCGACTGGACTCATAAGACTCCATGCACCATGGATCAGTGAAGAGGAGATCGAAAAAATCGTCGAATTCCTCAAAGCCCAAAGAGAACCACAATATGATGAGAAGTTTTTGGCTGAATCTTTGGAATCTGGCAGCAGCAACGGGGGAAGAGCAGACAATGATGAACTCGATGAACTCTATGAGGAGGCCAAAAAGATAGTTTTGAGTGAGAGAAAGACATCTATAAGCTATTTGCAAAGACGATTGCAAATAGGCTATAACAGAGCTGCAAGGATTGTAGAACAGCTGGAAAATATGGGAGTCCTCTCTGCTCCTAACGCAAAGGGAAACAGAGAGATTCTCCTATGA
- a CDS encoding UbiX family flavin prenyltransferase has product MKIAVAISGASGIHLGLKTYKLLPSDIEKYLIINQNAKTVAIFEDEGKIFYNEEIWQGPASGSFGLDALMVVPCSMNTLAKIAVGIADNLTTRAASVIIKEQKKLLLAPREIPLSPIALENMHKLSTLNVIIAPPIVGYYSEPRDIDEMENFIIGKWFDLLGIDHDLFKRWKC; this is encoded by the coding sequence TTGAAAATAGCTGTCGCGATCTCCGGAGCAAGTGGAATACACCTAGGACTTAAAACTTACAAACTTCTCCCTTCCGATATTGAAAAATATCTCATAATCAATCAAAACGCCAAAACAGTTGCAATTTTTGAAGATGAGGGTAAAATTTTTTATAATGAAGAGATTTGGCAAGGGCCTGCTAGTGGAAGCTTTGGGCTCGATGCATTGATGGTAGTACCATGTTCTATGAATACGTTAGCAAAAATTGCAGTAGGAATTGCTGATAACCTTACAACCAGAGCTGCCAGCGTAATTATCAAAGAGCAAAAAAAGCTCCTCTTAGCACCTCGTGAGATACCTCTAAGTCCGATTGCACTGGAAAATATGCATAAACTCTCTACGCTAAATGTTATAATAGCGCCTCCAATAGTTGGTTACTATAGCGAACCACGCGATATCGATGAGATGGAAAATTTTATTATCGGAAAGTGGTTTGATCTCCTAGGAATCGACCACGATCTATTTAAGAGATGGAAATGTTGA
- the speA gene encoding biosynthetic arginine decarboxylase: protein MQDYGIKLWSNNDFCIENGYVKVNYKSRPSLYEITQQIRDTGVRGPILLRFPHLIHKQIDTLYKEFNRAIESFQYKGKFHAVFPLKVNQFPNFVSHLVNIGEKYNYGLEAGSKAELIIAMAYNNKNAPITVNGFKDKNMITLGFIAAKMGYDTTLTIEGLNELENIIEAAKIYKDPIPNIGLRIRLHSSGIGIWAKSGGINSKFGLTSTELLEAVELLKKNDLLDHFTMIHFHIGSQIGEINPVKKALREAGNIYAELKKMGAKNLNNINLGGGLAVEYSQHENIHNRNYTITEFTNDVVFLLKEIAMQKGVQEPHIFTESGRYIAASHAVLIAPVLELFSQEYTEQGLKLKENNPPLIEELYDLYKSINPSNAIEYFHDSLDHMESLLTLFDLGYIDLQDRSNTEILVHLIIKKAIELTQDKDRYELKRIQDRVQERYLLNFSLFQSLPDFWGLKQRFPVMPLNKLDQKPTRSASLWDITCDSDGEIDFNVDYPLFLHDVDLSKEEYFLAFFLVGAYQEILGMKHNLFTHPTEVTVKIDEKGFELENIVESQSILDILYDLDYDINEMQSRLKQLIAQSECKEKEKILDQLSILLHENNYLKISPKERKI, encoded by the coding sequence ATGCAAGATTATGGAATAAAACTTTGGTCCAATAATGACTTTTGTATCGAAAATGGGTATGTAAAGGTTAATTATAAAAGTAGGCCGTCACTGTATGAAATAACGCAGCAAATACGTGATACAGGTGTACGCGGACCTATTCTTTTGCGCTTTCCACATCTTATCCACAAGCAGATCGATACGCTCTATAAAGAGTTCAATAGAGCTATTGAAAGCTTTCAATACAAAGGAAAATTTCACGCAGTTTTCCCACTCAAAGTTAATCAATTTCCCAACTTTGTCTCGCATCTTGTAAATATTGGCGAAAAATATAACTATGGTCTTGAGGCTGGTAGCAAAGCTGAACTCATTATCGCAATGGCGTATAACAACAAAAATGCCCCTATTACTGTCAACGGTTTTAAAGATAAAAATATGATAACTTTAGGATTTATTGCTGCAAAGATGGGCTATGATACCACGCTAACAATCGAGGGGCTCAATGAACTTGAGAATATCATTGAGGCAGCAAAAATCTATAAAGATCCAATTCCCAATATTGGCCTGCGCATTCGTCTTCACAGTTCAGGGATCGGTATCTGGGCAAAAAGTGGTGGGATCAATTCAAAATTTGGCCTCACTTCTACAGAACTGCTTGAGGCTGTAGAGCTACTCAAAAAAAACGATCTTCTTGATCATTTTACTATGATCCATTTTCATATTGGTAGCCAGATTGGAGAAATCAATCCAGTCAAAAAGGCATTGCGTGAAGCTGGTAATATATACGCAGAGCTTAAAAAGATGGGAGCTAAGAATCTCAATAATATCAATCTTGGAGGTGGGCTTGCGGTAGAGTATTCGCAGCATGAAAATATCCATAACCGCAACTACACAATCACTGAGTTTACAAATGATGTGGTTTTTTTACTCAAAGAGATTGCAATGCAAAAAGGAGTGCAAGAGCCGCATATCTTTACTGAATCTGGAAGATACATAGCTGCGAGCCATGCAGTGCTTATAGCACCAGTTCTAGAGCTCTTTAGCCAAGAATATACTGAACAAGGACTCAAGCTCAAAGAGAACAACCCTCCTCTCATTGAAGAGCTCTATGATCTGTATAAATCGATCAATCCATCCAATGCTATAGAGTATTTTCACGACAGCCTCGATCATATGGAATCGCTCCTCACCCTCTTTGATCTAGGCTATATTGACTTGCAAGATCGAAGCAATACCGAAATCCTCGTCCACCTTATCATTAAAAAGGCTATAGAACTCACCCAAGATAAAGATCGCTATGAGCTTAAACGTATCCAAGATAGAGTACAAGAACGCTATTTGCTCAACTTCTCCCTTTTTCAAAGCCTTCCAGATTTTTGGGGACTCAAACAGCGTTTTCCTGTTATGCCTCTCAATAAACTCGATCAAAAGCCTACACGCAGTGCATCTCTTTGGGATATTACATGCGATAGTGATGGAGAGATAGATTTTAATGTGGACTATCCCCTCTTTTTGCACGATGTTGATTTATCAAAAGAGGAGTATTTTCTAGCCTTTTTCCTTGTAGGGGCATATCAAGAGATTCTTGGTATGAAACACAATCTTTTCACACACCCTACAGAAGTGACTGTAAAGATAGATGAGAAGGGTTTTGAGCTTGAAAATATTGTTGAATCGCAAAGTATTCTCGATATTCTCTATGATCTTGATTATGACATTAATGAAATGCAAAGTAGGCTCAAGCAGTTGATTGCACAAAGCGAATGTAAAGAAAAAGAAAAAATTTTGGATCAACTCAGTATACTCCTGCATGAAAACAACTACCTTAAAATTTCTCCAAAAGAGAGAAAAATATGA
- a CDS encoding HU family DNA-binding protein: protein MKKSEFIQAVAQKAGLSKKDTQAVIDAALEVITEALKKGDDVAFIGFGTFTTSMRAAREAKVPGTNKVVKVPAQRVVKFKVGKKLKEEVAKAK, encoded by the coding sequence ATGAAGAAGAGTGAATTTATTCAAGCAGTTGCACAAAAAGCTGGTCTTTCTAAGAAAGATACACAAGCAGTCATTGATGCAGCATTAGAGGTCATCACTGAAGCTTTGAAAAAAGGTGATGATGTAGCATTTATAGGATTTGGTACTTTTACTACTTCTATGAGAGCTGCTAGAGAAGCAAAAGTGCCTGGAACAAACAAAGTTGTAAAAGTTCCTGCACAAAGAGTTGTAAAATTTAAGGTAGGTAAAAAACTTAAAGAAGAAGTAGCTAAAGCTAAGTAA
- the cysE gene encoding serine O-acetyltransferase: MKQLSFWEIIKEDFSIVWERDPAIHSKFELLTNYPGVWSIFWYRIAHRLYKRGFKLFARVIMGINQIFTGIDIHPAATIGRRVFIDHGIGVVIGETAIVEDDVTIYQQVTLGGVSLQHGKRHPTIKSGAVIGAGAKVLGNITIGKNAKIGANSVVVKDVPDECTAVGIPARVVRKGLDKSRLAHNKLPDIDKELFEYLLKRFAILEHAYMSGDKDLLKKEEELDKIYQEFLKSMKLKD, encoded by the coding sequence ATGAAGCAGTTATCATTTTGGGAGATTATTAAAGAGGACTTTTCTATTGTCTGGGAGCGAGATCCAGCAATTCACTCTAAATTTGAGCTTCTCACAAATTATCCAGGTGTATGGAGTATCTTTTGGTACCGCATAGCTCATAGACTTTACAAAAGAGGTTTTAAGCTTTTTGCACGCGTGATTATGGGAATCAATCAGATTTTTACAGGTATCGATATCCATCCTGCAGCTACAATTGGTAGACGTGTCTTTATCGATCATGGTATAGGAGTAGTCATAGGCGAAACTGCGATTGTTGAGGATGATGTAACAATCTATCAGCAAGTTACTCTTGGTGGTGTGAGCTTGCAGCATGGCAAAAGACACCCAACTATCAAAAGTGGCGCAGTTATAGGTGCAGGAGCAAAGGTACTTGGCAATATAACTATAGGTAAAAATGCAAAAATCGGTGCAAATTCTGTAGTAGTCAAAGATGTTCCAGATGAGTGTACAGCTGTAGGAATTCCTGCAAGAGTTGTGAGAAAAGGGTTAGATAAGAGTAGACTGGCTCACAACAAACTTCCGGATATTGACAAGGAGCTTTTTGAATATCTCCTTAAACGCTTTGCAATTTTGGAACATGCCTATATGTCTGGTGACAAAGATTTGCTCAAAAAAGAGGAGGAATTGGATAAAATATACCAAGAATTCCTCAAATCAATGAAATTAAAGGATTGA